Proteins encoded within one genomic window of Pectobacterium araliae:
- the hxsD gene encoding His-Xaa-Ser system protein HxsD has translation MFIKTIEKTNHSEWVVRNSLYWMSAYTRWQLGADDNDWIVSFESFDDTIKFEFERLLNDYKLREAHQSHTGHIRASIISTVLRSIDARLTE, from the coding sequence ATGTTTATAAAAACTATAGAAAAAACAAACCATTCTGAGTGGGTGGTGAGAAATAGTTTGTATTGGATGTCTGCTTACACAAGGTGGCAACTGGGGGCAGATGACAACGACTGGATCGTCTCTTTTGAGTCCTTTGACGACACCATCAAGTTTGAATTTGAACGCCTCCTGAATGATTACAAGCTCCGCGAAGCTCATCAAAGCCATACCGGACATATCAGGGCTTCAATCATCTCCACTGTGCTAAGAAGCATTGATGCGAGGCTGACTGAATGA
- a CDS encoding relaxase/mobilization nuclease domain-containing protein, translating into MKGMQKIRRGKGFVGVVLYALKPGSHHKKDPIVIGGNMLGNEAGDLIAEFNTTKTLRPDIAKPVWHNSLRLPKSEALTDAQWSEIADDYMSRMGFSETHLRCYVLHDDVEGQHIHIIASRIDLTNGSLYLGKNENLISTRIIQQLERDYSLTRTKGPELVASPSPASLFPPSLSRKSPKQKSMDAIPKPKKLSRNEAMMEKYKGELSPKSVIQEALEELLAGKPSTTEFVTQLAAHNIKALPNIASTGKMNGFSFEYQGIAFKASQLGKCYSWSTLQDKLDYQPKRDNAFLFALKIPSVSEASVSEALDMTNAIDTPEFIKEDINSTIETLTLNKDAGQGEYAINYPKAFLSDADADADADANANANAKEAYATEAVKKAGADGKEAHAIEAAKEAHHRKPRSIIQTGFRWLETIPYLNIILGMLKKLKIPTLKRPDKHNTITGVKMIEITATPKTTIQTPQKSHSSSFQM; encoded by the coding sequence ATGAAGGGAATGCAAAAAATCCGCAGGGGTAAGGGTTTCGTCGGTGTTGTTCTCTACGCATTAAAGCCAGGTTCTCACCATAAAAAAGATCCGATTGTGATTGGTGGGAACATGCTGGGAAATGAAGCCGGAGATCTGATCGCCGAATTCAATACCACTAAAACGCTTCGCCCGGATATTGCTAAACCCGTCTGGCATAATTCACTTCGATTACCGAAAAGCGAAGCGCTGACAGATGCTCAGTGGTCAGAGATTGCTGATGATTACATGTCCCGAATGGGCTTCTCTGAAACGCATTTGAGATGCTATGTGTTACATGATGATGTTGAAGGCCAGCACATCCACATTATTGCCAGTCGTATCGATCTCACCAATGGAAGCCTTTACCTGGGCAAAAATGAAAACCTGATCAGCACCCGTATAATCCAGCAGCTTGAACGCGACTATTCACTGACCAGAACCAAAGGGCCAGAATTGGTAGCATCACCATCCCCAGCCTCGCTCTTCCCCCCTTCGCTATCCAGAAAATCCCCGAAACAGAAATCGATGGATGCAATACCGAAGCCTAAAAAGCTGTCACGTAACGAAGCGATGATGGAGAAGTATAAAGGAGAGCTATCGCCCAAATCGGTCATCCAGGAAGCCTTGGAAGAATTGCTTGCCGGTAAACCATCAACGACTGAGTTTGTGACACAGCTTGCCGCCCACAATATCAAAGCGCTTCCGAATATTGCCTCAACAGGGAAAATGAATGGGTTTTCATTCGAATACCAGGGGATTGCCTTCAAAGCTTCGCAGTTAGGTAAGTGTTATTCCTGGTCTACCCTACAAGACAAACTCGATTACCAGCCGAAACGCGACAATGCTTTCCTGTTTGCATTGAAAATACCCTCAGTCAGTGAAGCATCGGTTAGCGAAGCTCTTGATATGACCAATGCTATAGATACTCCTGAATTCATCAAAGAAGACATTAACAGCACCATCGAAACGCTTACCCTCAATAAAGACGCCGGTCAGGGCGAATACGCTATCAATTATCCCAAAGCGTTTCTCTCTGATGCTGATGCTGATGCTGATGCTGATGCTAATGCTAATGCTAATGCTAAAGAAGCGTATGCAACCGAAGCGGTAAAAAAAGCTGGTGCAGATGGTAAAGAAGCACATGCAATCGAAGCGGCAAAAGAAGCTCACCACAGAAAACCCCGCTCTATTATTCAGACCGGATTCAGATGGTTAGAAACCATTCCCTACCTCAACATCATCCTTGGCATGTTGAAAAAACTCAAAATCCCGACACTCAAACGCCCAGATAAACACAACACCATCACTGGTGTGAAGATGATAGAAATTACGGCAACACCAAAAACCACCATCCAAACTCCGCAAAAATCACACTCATCATCATTCCAAATGTAG